AAGCTTGGCTTTTCTACAAATCGCATTTTTAGTGGAATAAAGGCGTAAGAGACTTGATGTAGGTTCAGTTTTAAGTCATTCTTTCTTTAAGGTGCGAAATAATAATCAAACAAGTACATtggaataacaaaaataaaaagcctCACGTTATTTTCGTAACATGCTAAAATTCCATACGTCTAAGCGAAGTCTAGACGTAATAAATAACgcaattcattttatttgtaccAACTATTATCCTTCGACTTAAAGGTTTATTCAATTTTCGTGAAAATACCGAAGGAATAATAAAACCAATTGAATAGAACGAATAGAAAACTTTTATTCGAAGTTCTCGCCTTTTTTGTGTACTTAACTCATGTGTGACttactattttgaaaatataaaaaaacgtttctttagtctaacaacttaatagaaagtcttacccccggtttctgaggaacatttaacggtagtttatctattcaaaagcgtaaaaacgcatataaaaaaaacgctattgaatagataaactaccgttaaatgtactcagaaaccgggcattagagagccttattatatattatatgcaaGGTTCGTGTAAAGCGGAGGTTCCCAACATgcagaatttagaacataagTGACTCGCAGACTTATTCAGCTGACGGAGGCCtttttgatacagctactttattttggaaatacacagaattcttaggtcggggaaaaagtcttttcgcattatagtaagtatgtatgaacttgtaatatttttttttctctacacaaaaatctcgatatttgggtccctcacgagctcactaaaagaaacctaatgaaccgtgtactcatttgtgattcttgaagccaaagagatttcattacaagttcatacatactataatgcgaaaagactttttcctcgatcTTATATTAATTGTAACCTCGATAAATCGTGTATGCCAAAACTCTCTACAAAGATGCCAGACCCATCATAGTACCCATTgcctacttttaaaaatgttttttccagGACAATGTCACCTACCTACTTCTCCTACCCTGACCCCAAGCTCCAGCAGGAGTTGAAGACCACAGCTGAGGCCATCGTAGCACCGGGAAAGGGCATCTTGGCTGTTGATGAGACCAATGGTATGTGGCAAGTAGAATTTAAATGGAATTATAagtgtgtcccactgctgggcaaaaacctttcctctttttttaaatgttaacttAGCGATTTCcttaaatagtatatttaacccgttaatgtttcattgctgggcaagggtctcccgaagtgaaggaagggttaggccttgagtcaaccacgctggcctagtgctcGTTGGAGATATCCTAAAATACCGCCAAAAATCACACCACCTGCGTATTGATAAGAAGAGATCcgacaacaaaaaatacagctttaagttttaaaactttcttttttCGTGTCATCATAGTTTAATCATAAAAACTGAAAACTGTGCTacaatttacattacatttttattgggGATTTAGAGGAAACTATTTCTTACCCTGACTACAGTAAAGTCTTGAAGGTAGTAGTAAAAAGTACTCATAAAACAagtatataaaaactttaataaacttCTTACAACATTTGGTAGGGAAGGTGGTAAAGATGGAACATAAAAAGAAACGGTTTTGTGCCCTTTTAAGTGTCAGTGAAGAttatagtaggtacatacatacatagtatcacaTCTGTTATACTCAAAATAGACAGAGTACACATTCGGCATTTCGCTATTATCAATGtgagtcggggaaaaagtcttttcacattatagtatgtatgaacttgtaataaaatctctttggcttcaagaatcacaaatgcgtacacggttcattaggttttttttcaatgagcttgtgaggtacccaaatatcgaggttttttgtgtagagaaaagattttattacaagttcatacatactgtaatgcgaaaagacttttctcCGATCTAATAAGAGGAataagaccaatagtactttgcccgggaatcgaaccagaGCTCTCATGATCAGTAGTTACACTACCGaacgcgccacagaggcacagAGGTATTTTTACCTTTGGAAATATTGACTGGAGACTATGAAGTCGAGACTATTATATATTGAGATGATGACAATTACAATACTTATAGTAATATTAGATATAtaaaactactagctgacccgcgcaacttcgcttgcgtcacatattacgccatgtttttgtaacactttttgctgttacctactctgctcctattggtcgtagcgtgatgatataaaatatccttatttttcgagaaaaatattctcaaaattatttatatctcttagtataacgaagtcgcgctaagacatatccgccattagaacagttgccatggcaacgtaattttgttaattcaatgtcattataatattgatatttcgcgacttcgttgaattttctgaattttcccgggaaatgcgtcattttcccggggtaaagtagcctatgtcctttctcgggtatcaaaatatctccataccaaatttcatgcaaattggttaagtagtttaggcgtgattgagtagcagacagacagacagacagacagacagacagacagacagacagagttactttcgcatttataatattagtatggatagacTATTTAAGTATACGCAAACAAAGTGACGAGGCGGTCGTTACAACTTTTTTGTTTTCCCACAATTTCGCCCATAACTCAGTTACAGTGAGTACCCTAAACGACCGTTAGAATCCCATGGAATTATGGCTATTATGCTAAAAGGCCATCCTTTAAGCAGAACATAAGCTACCAGTCAATAAAAATCCCATCAAATTTCGATCAGCGACCGACCGAAAAACAGgaatgaaattgaaatattgaGAGAAACAGATGATGCCCGAGTAATAAATAAACCCCTATTATCTTCAATTTTAAGTCTTTATAATCCGATAAAGTTTAACTTTATTCttagttttattaagtttagTTTCATAGAGTGAAGGTtattggtaaataataaataatattaatgatttatttggttttaacaTCCTTAACATTTACGAGTTCTAAGCTGTTGAAGTTATCTGGTTgacaacatttttacaaatCAAGATGCGCTTACATCAGCCATGTATGAAAACTCTCTAGAGTTTGTTTTCCCTATAGTGATGGAGGTATAGTCCATCTATTAATATATTCTATTCTGCTTTTTCCAGAGGGTATTGGCAAACTTCTAGCTGTTGTAGGTTCGCAGAACACAGAAAACAACAGAAGGAGATACCGTCAACTCCTTTTTACTACTGATGTAAGTTGCttagcatttaaaaataaaagagaagCGTAATTAATCACCTCAGTGCACAAAGTATGCTGAAATTGGCTAAATTAAATCTATTTCGATTATTTTGCTAATTGCTGAGGATTACAGATTACAGTGTTCTAAACTTGTTGGTTGTGATTGAAATTCATGAAACTAGCTAAAACATATTAACAAAAGCAGGAGAGCCGTGGactattcaatattattttacggaccagcattataaaaaaacaatattataaaaaaaagcatttaaaaaaacgctagtGGCAATGCACGCCGTAGGTACTTGTATAACATGGTTCACAGCCAAAACCCACAGCAGTTAATTTAGAAACTGCGTAAAATTCGCAGCCGGTGTTTGTCGCAAAAATAAATCTCGTGCTAGTTCACGCAATAAATGTAGTTTTAGAGGTTTAAAGCtatgtaaaatgtttactatCATAGTCTTTTTCtcagaagaagaagaaagcagcataataatactataatatacttattaaggTTATAATGGTGTTACGCAACTACCCGATGGACGAATTGCAAAAGCACAACTGGTTCTTTCGACATGCATATTCATGAACTGGGATATTTGTGAAAAGACTTCAATTTCTTAGGAGTATGTGCGAACTCATAGCACAGTTCCAAGTCTCGGTATACTTTCTGTTATTTCCTTAACCACTGTATTCCAGAACCTCTGCGAGCATGTTTCTGCAGTAATCTTATTCGATGAGACGGTATACCAGAAGACTGACGATGGCGTGAGATTTATGGACCTCCTGAAGAAGAAGAACATCATTCCTGGTATCAAGTTGGACAAAGATGTGGTTCCTCTGTTCCTATCACAGGATGAGGTTACTACACAAGGttagttaatttaaacattGGAATAAAATGCTCAAAAAGACAACTTCTGTACtgagaattactcttgtgtcgcggagatttttacaaacatacaaacaacggacacaaagtacaatcagacatgaaacaactatttatggatcgcacaattttttttccgAGTGGAAATCAAACCCCCTCGACGCCACGGAGGTCAAACAATCATGAGACTTTACATAgcatgaacaaataaaatatggttaCAAGATCGCACGTAATCTGCCTTCTTTGTTTTCAATTGAAGATTAAAAGATGCTTCCTTTTCATACTCGATAGGAAATAGGTATGCGAAACCAAATTATTACGGGAGAGAAGAGACCCTGCCCCACACCTGAAAGTTTAACTGGGAGGTGTTCAGTATAATATATAGCCTACGAAGTCATTTCAACACAATCAATACAGTGCACGCTTCTCTGCTAGTACTGAAGAGAAGAAAAGTATAATAAGCAGATTAACTTAATCTTCTTTGCCTTTTTCTAGGTTTGGATGACCTAGCCAAGCGTTGCGCAGAATACAAGAAACAAGGCTGCCGATTTGCAAAATGGCGTTGTCCTCTCAAGATCGGGGAGCATACTCCATCAGTTCAGGCTATCAACGACATGGCGCAGGTGCTGGGAAGATATGCCGCTGTCTGCCAGAGCGAGGGTCTGGTGCCTATTGTGGAAACTGATGTGCTGTTGGATGGTACGTTACCCTGAAATTTTTGGGTTGTTCTGGTTTTTTGAAAAGGACCATTTAATTTCacaaattcattaattaaagcACAATTGTTTATTAACTTCTTTTGTCGTATTCACCAAATCTTCGCTTTTGGGTTTTGAAAGATGATTTCCAAATTTTGCCAAAGGTACGTAAGGGACGTAACTGATAAATATTGTACGTAATAAACAACTTTTTCTTCTAGTTTTAATGCTATGAGAAAATCCGCCTTTTAGGCAATAAGTTAGGTGATAAGAAACAATAacactaatttaatattactctTCTGAAAGTAGTTTTATGCTGAGCAAcatttgttaaaacaaaaacatttgacaACACTGAACTGTTCATCTAAATTGCTATCCCATcaatatataattgaaaatgttttttttttcaataattacctaattaacacttgcaaaattaattcataattaaaaaccAACTAACTCAATCTCCATCAAACATCATCCGTATCGATCAGTCAgacattacattaattaatgCACGTTTGATTGACAAGTTAGTGTTAATCGGCTTGATTGCTCCGCCAATAATTAATACATGACCATTGCTAATGTATTGTGTATCTCCTTAATTACTGTTGGACTACATTTGATTTCTGTAGGGCATATGTGCGATATGTTTATGTGTGTTCTCTTCAAACTTTGTATTGGTATAGAATCTGTGAACACATTATGtagtactttatattataacctGTTTTATTTGTACCACAACGGCTTCGAAAAGGAACGGTTTGGATCAGGTTGGTTGAATTCCTAGAGAAAACAAGCTGTACGATctacctataaataatattgttatcgtTCGTTAACCAAAATACCCAATAAAACGTACCCCCTATAACTTACGTTAGATTGACCGTTTCTCTTCATATTACCAGGGGATCATGACATTGTAAGAACACAAAAAGTGACAGAGATCGCGTTGGCTGCTCTTTACAAAGCGCTGAACGATCACCACGTCTACCTGGAAGGATCTTTGTTGAAACCCAATATGgtaagtaaaagtttttattaccgCCTTTagtaaactactgaaccaattctCATCAAATTTAGTATCGAGCCGCTTACATACGCtagtaaaaaacaatattttcggTCTTCAAATAATTTGACAG
The DNA window shown above is from Anticarsia gemmatalis isolate Benzon Research Colony breed Stoneville strain chromosome 20, ilAntGemm2 primary, whole genome shotgun sequence and carries:
- the LOC142981749 gene encoding fructose-bisphosphate aldolase-like encodes the protein MSPTYFSYPDPKLQQELKTTAEAIVAPGKGILAVDETNEGIGKLLAVVGSQNTENNRRRYRQLLFTTDNLCEHVSAVILFDETVYQKTDDGVRFMDLLKKKNIIPGIKLDKDVVPLFLSQDEVTTQGLDDLAKRCAEYKKQGCRFAKWRCPLKIGEHTPSVQAINDMAQVLGRYAAVCQSEGLVPIVETDVLLDGDHDIVRTQKVTEIALAALYKALNDHHVYLEGSLLKPNMVTPGQGCAKKNTPREIALATVTALRRTVPAAMPGVAFLSGGQSEEQATVYLNAINQVNLYTPWALTFSYGRALQASVWKTWAGKDENVKKAQLELLKRTKANGLASLGKYQGSGVSSAAGGKSNFSANHKY